The Thunnus maccoyii chromosome 15, fThuMac1.1, whole genome shotgun sequence DNA segment cattacGGTTGAGACGTTTCTCTCTGGTGGACCAAGAAGCCGACATTGCCTCCCCTGATGCTGACCATCTCTGGTGTTGTTTCAGAGTATCCAACCAGCTCACCGATGCCTTTTCCTAAAAATGAGCCCTGACATGCTGTGGTGGATGTTGGCAAGCATTCAATATCCATAGAAAAACCTCCAGGTAGGTAATATTGGGTAAATTTATACATCTATTCTGATGCTCAGGATAATTAAAAGTCTAATCATgttcatcctgtggggaacatgaatgtgcaTGAAAGTAAATGTGATGTAATCTGCACATTCGATtgtgatatttcatatttacaaGTGGCTAGGAATGTTAATGATAAATCATTAGTCAGTTAATTGCGTTAAGAACATAAATATTGCAACACCGTCTTAAAATACTCCAGTACAACTTCAATATTGTACCACCTAAAAAGTCAGAAGAGCAAGTCAAAGGTGCAACACCATCCTCCCAGCAAACTATCATGTCGGTATTAGCTAGAAGAGGCTGTAGTGATGTGCATGCAAAGGCAAGTACTCAGAGGCTTTGCTTTATGATTAAATAATGACATGCTGCCTATTAAACATGGAGGACAGTGAGGGCTTTTGTGAGCAACTAAACTACATTGAGATTGTCATTAACATTGCTTGTGGCATTTCGACAAGCACTttgttttctcacaaaaaaGAAGCACTCCAATACAACTGGAACAGATGGAAAATAAATTGTGTCTACAAACAGCTCAGATTACAATTATGAAAAAGGGTAACACTGATAAACACTGGTGTGTAAATTGTTGCGGCTGTGTTTTGAGGCTCTTTTTTTAAGTGAGGTGGCAGGTGGCTGGTTAGGCTAATTTCATGCCAGTGTACTTCTTATATGAAAGCAAACTGCTGCACTTCCTGTTAAACCAGAAGGCTGGtcacacatttaaaagttttaatgtttgattcCTGAAGTGCATTTGCTCTCTGGACTATCACACTGTTCCTGTGAGGAACAGACCCTCCTGGCTGCATGCTGCCCAGACTTGTTCAGCACAGGTAGCCAGCTTTTGCTACGGTAATAAACTAATAGTCAGTTTCACTTACATAATatcaattcacacacacaaacacagagccaCTCCCATGAATGCAATGCTGCAAGTTTAAGAGCTTGGTGTGGAGTGATTTGTCTTCAGGCAATAAAGCTTACCACATTTAAATTAATGGTGGCCAAGATTTTTTCATAATACCTGCTATCCAACTCTAGACTCAGGGGACTGGGAGTCTAGATTTGGATCTCCGTTGTCTGGTATCACAGAACTAATCCAAATCATGCTGCTCTCCAGTCATCATTAATCTTCCAGACTGGACAAGATAAACTGACAACCCATACTGCACAAAATTTGTATCAACAGGAATCCTAGTTTGGCTCTAAATTTATAATGGGCCCAGTTTATTGCCAATTGCGCAGAGTATTGAAATGCCAGCTGTAAAGGTCTCCCATTGGACAATTTAGCATCAGAAAACattagaaataaagaaagaagcagTAACAAGCAAGACATTTATAATGCAAACCCCTATGGACTTATCAAATGGGTTGCCTTATTTGACCTGTGATTGTAACCCCTTTATGTGATGATTCACAGCTGCCAATATGGTTCACCGGGATCATTATCACGAGGTCTTAGCATTTTTACAACGTCAGCTAAGACATTTATAGACACCGAGAATCCCTTTAGACATGTAAACTAGCCCCTGCAGAAATCTTTAAATGTAATCATTTCGTAAACCTGACTGCCATGACTGACATAATTGGCTACTGTTAGCATACTAAGGCTTGTATATGCCTCACTATGTAACAAGTTCATTTTCATGACCTCTATTAGCTCAGTTTTATCAGAGAGATTCATACTATTTAGGTCTCTAgtgatatttacagtatgtggtttGCATAAACAGACACTCTAAACATATTTGACTAAACACTGACAGTGTGTCTTATAACTGGAACACTTCTACTAAAACAGCACTGCAAATCAATCTCAAAATTagtaaaagtaatttttttccttttttctgggGTGATTCTGGGGGCTGGATTCctgagaatccatcttgtcaagCTTCAAATTATGTGCTTACCAATCAGCGTATTGAGGATTCTCACATGATCTCATGAATCCAGCTGTCCTGCAAGGTGAGACAGTGATAGATGGTggtagacagatggttcatccaatcagctgccaagtattttttgaaagtgcctgcccttttccaagcAGTTTCCAAGAACGACTtttcagatggttctgtgtaacaaaccatctggcatgtCAGGTTATGAAACAGTTGCATTACATAACTATACAAGACTTATGCTTATGATAGAATTCAGTCTTCAATTTGGCATAATTGAGTATTGTCACTAAGCACATTGTATATGGTGAGGCGAAGTGCTAAAATGGggttattttgttaaattagtGCAGTTTTATAAATGGAGTATATGCCAAAGTAAAAATGATATCCAGAAGAATTCTTACCTATGTATTTAGCtgctttatcattttaatatgtcaATGAACATTCCATTGTGGGATTTCTGAGGCGAGTTTGGCAAGACAACCTTTCCACACGCAAGACAACCGAACTTGCACAAGCTAACACATTTTATACAAGGGAATGTTTTGACTGTCTAGCATTTGATAATACTCATGTTTTATGCATGTTAAACCTTCTGCTACAGTCTATACGTGACAAACTTTATGCAACTTATCAGGATGAGCAGTCAAAAGGAGGcgtgttgtttttttggcagtttgCTGCCATCTTTGCCCACTTGTTCTCTACATTGAATGCTAGGAAACAGGACTGCAGAGATAAGACATATGGGGACTGTAGTTCTtcttgaaaagaaaataaagaaattaaataaatgagacaGGACAAAATATATACTTTACACATTCTTCATGTACAGTTATCATAACCACATTTTCAGGGTACCCAGAAATCCAGAAATACAGAGCATACAAACATAGAGAGGCCTAAGCAATATATTAGTAGTGATGGAATACAGGCAACAAAGGATACACTATAAACCCTGTAACAGTTGACTTATCTGTCTGGACATCATTATTCATTCACCATTTTTAGACCAAGACAGTACAGTAGCTCATAGTAaattaagaacaaaaaaaaaaaatcttacttaaAACAGAACTAAAACAAAATACTAATTTCACCCTGAAAATGTGAACCGAGTGTCTTGACCAGCTGTAATCCAGGAGAGTGACATAACTGGCAGAACAGCCTCCAGGTAGCCTGCTAATGTTCTGTTGATTTGAAATGCTTATCAATAGTAGAGAAGACATGGCCTTCACGTATCAGAAATGCCAAGGATGTCCTGTACAAGAACATAGACAGTTTGCAAGCATCTCTCCTTGTTTCACAGTTTTacattatgtatgtatatatgtgtccCTGGAATAGATCCAGTCTCTAGTTAGCTCCCTcctaacacatacagtatgtggaatGATAGGGGGCTCCATACAATACAAGCATATACTAATTTGTATCTTAGGTCACTCAGAGGCACGGGCATTACTtcaaaagtgagaaaatgaacatatttgtatatatacacaccagCAATGTACAAGAGGTATGATGAGTTAAAAAGGTACCTGATGTCTCTCATACTGAGGTAGTCCAGCTGTGTGTTCAGGTCATGGCAACTGATACCATCATCATGGACAGAGAAGCTCTTGATTACATTCAACACCTTAAATGAGGATCAAAAATTACTTTCTAATCCTGTGGTGCTATCAAATGGCATTTCATATAATATATGCacaagtgatgtcatttttttattgtcaaatgCAACACTGTTTTGTCAGGAAGTAATAGCAACTGTCCACAGAGagtttttgggaaaaaaaaaaaaagaaaagacacagCTCTgaaacattatatattataataacttGTAGTGGTGGACTTCTCAAACCTcagcaaagaaaacagaaaatatccgccaagtaaaatatgtttgtaataTAGGTGAACTGATATTTTAAACCCACTAACCTGACCCTGGATGGTGGACAAACCATGTGGTAAGAAGGCGTTAGAATGTCCACCACCACACTTGACGGCTCTTCCAGACAGCGAGGCAGCAGTGGTATTCATATTCACATCGAACATCTGGAttaacaacacagaaaatgccaaatatatgaaatatctGTGCCTGAACTGGAGTCAAATTCAATTTATAATGGATATTCTGCTCAGTACATAGCACATCATTGAATACTTGCAACTTAAGGCATAAAACAAAAGATTTGTTACAAGTAGTGTTACTGGCCAAACCCATTCACAAGCTCTGGTACCTTTCCAAAAAGCTGCATATGGGCTTGCACAACTTCCAACATGTGGGATGTGATCTCATTCAGGTCCTTAATACAACGGATGTCCATTGCCAgcaatgacctctgaccctaaTGCAAACAAAAATTGAATGTGTCATACAGTGTGTGGTCATAAACTCAGAGATCCTTCATGCTCACTCCCCTTTGAAGGCCACCAAGCCCTTTGTTTGTATTACTTACTTTGAAATTCCGTAGACTTCCTGTAACCTTCACATATGTTCCAGGAGAGGCAAACATCATCAGAGCACAGTCCTGTCAGAAAGACAGTTTGAAACTGATCATTTATCAAAATGGTGCAGTTTGCAGTGCTCATTTGTTTACCACTTAGTATTTCATAGTTCTGAAATGAGCCTTTTAAAGCCACATGCCTCTGTGTTAACCCACTGTTTCACATTCAAAGGTGGACCAGTCATGTCGTCCACAGAGTACTGGACATTTGTCACGAAGGGAGCAAATCCTCTGATGACGCCCACTAGGGACACCTGCAGAGAAAGAAGCGCATCAAAGGGTTATGTGCTGCACTATTTCTTAGTCGGGAGGAATCACTTTCTGGAGTCATGCTGGTTGCATGGCAACCTCATGACTGATTAAACAAGCAACCTTTAACATGTtaattggtgagctttagaggtgcttgtAGGCAGGTTTAACcattggacagagccaggccagCTGTTTGATCAATTTCCATTCTtggtgctaagctaagctaacagtttcctggctgtagcttcatattcatGAGTGgggtattgatcttctcagcTAACTGAGACACAATGTCAAACCATTCCTTTCATCAGGCATGTGTCCCTGCAAGTAAACAAGGCAGCATTCAACTACTGGGTGTCTAGAGGTGGGACCAAGTCATGGTTTTGCAAGTCACAATTAAGTTTCAAGTGTTGGCTCTGAGGCTCTAATCATGACCAACAAGTCCCAAGTCATGTCCAAGTCAAAAAACAAGTCAGTTTctaaagttcattcttgaccccAGGAAGGAACCCACAGCAGTTGGgtggagctttcaatcacatGATCATCTCTACATGGAATCTGCTGAGTGTCATGTAACTCTAAATTCAAAATGTCTATTTCTTCCTGCACACTTTGAGGCGTTTCTCGACCATGTTGGCTTCATAGTGTCAAAGTctttatctgtgtgtctgctggtgTGCAGTgccaaacacacatttccttccTGCAGACTgattcaaaatacagtatatccgCTGACAGGAAGATGAAGAgttgatgcacacacactgcacagcagTATTTCTTATCTTTGGGTTTGAACAGGTTATCAAGTCATTTGACGTCAAAAGCCTACATCCAAGTACAAATTCAAGTCTTAAGTGTCCAGATTAATGAGACTTATCAGACTCAGGTCAAACCTATTCCTCTGCACTGTGCAGAACTGAGTGGTGATATGCACATGTAGAGAGAAATCATCTTATTTAAGTTGCGTTTCTCATACCTGGTGAAGTTCCCAGTCGCAGATTGCAAAGCTATCGTTGCTGACTTGAGAAGCAGTCAGCAGCTGAGACACTGTGCAGGGTAAAATCTCAAGACTCCCTCTCTGTGGTGAAATCAAGGTTAAAGGAAAGCATTTTATTTGGTTGGTTTTGGTTAAGTCCACCATATGAAAACAATTTTTTCAGATCCTAACACATATATTTCAGTTAGTATTGACAGACACACCTTTGTCACCATTGCTTTATGGCTGGTAATCCCATCAGGGGACAGACTGCAAGCTGAGGCGAAACATTAAATAACTGTTAGAGTAGaactcatttaaaaacagcttgtttGCAAATcctattaaaacaaaacagaggaacAACAGGCCTCAGCGGGCACTCAGTTTGTGgacgagtttcattcacaaaaagttCCCAAAGACTAAAAACACGGCACAGTTTCAtgtcctgctttcagaaatcagaagacaaacacaacaataacaaatttAGGAGTGACAATCAGAGACCtgaaacaataagaaatatgaatccagctaaCATGttatcagagcagctctgcactgtgacagaaacaaagaaggAATGATTTGAtgtgaagttagatgctaaaaaatatctttctaaagcaaagcgctcCATGATGGGGGgcggtcatgtgacagtcacagagatattagaagATCATCCTCTTGCATGAAGCCCATTGTTTTACCTTGACTCCACATGTCAAACTTAACAGTCACACTGGCAACTACAGGTATTCCTCAGTAAACCAAAAACTTGAAATTTAAGAATCCACTACATAAAGAGCAGTCAGGCTGGAAGCACTAGCAGAGTATTTCTAACCTTTCTGGCAGCTTCTTTGTGTGCAGGCCATCAGGTGAGTTGAATTACCCAATTACCCATGGTGCAGTGCAGGACGTGTAAATGATCAGTGGTGAAGCCATTCATGCTTCCGTTCTTTACAACAGTTCAATTATTATTTcaagtcattttatttaaaaatccatCAGTTCAACAGTGATTGACAGGTATTCACACCACTTTTGATAAACTTCATTTAATCTCTTCAAAATATCTTACAATGACATAAGAGCAAAATTGTTCATACAAAAGTGTGAGAGCAGAAGTTTGCCTGGCTGTGAGTTTGGATCTATTATTTGACATGATTCCGATTTTATAATGAAGTGTAATCTTCATCTGACACGGTACACTTCTTATGTAAAGTGTGGCCCGGATTCAGGACCAGCATACCACATGTCACAATCCTGCATCACTGTCTCCCAGAACTGATAGGTCAGTCACTAAGCACCTCAAAAAACTTGCTACAGGAGGAATGTTGAAAATACTTTCTTAGTTAACAGTGGGTATTCTTCTCATTGATCTATTAGTTGTTAGCTTACTCCGCACCAAGTTTTCTACCACTACCATggatggatgtataaagagaactggatacagtgttgGAGGCGGGCCCCCATTCATTCccatgaaagttgctcagtggtgcatgcatggataatacatccatgggcacatgaagccaaaaaagccacttcctgaaAATATACTGCACAAAATTTATGGGCCCAATGCACCcataaacattttgtgtgtgtctttgaagtTTAGTTGGCGGTGACATTCTAAAACTGCAATTCGATTTGCACAGCACAGCTATGGCATCATGTCCTGTTagtaaaaaactgaaaaggaTGTTGATTTCTTGTGTACTAACTGCACAAAAACAGTATACTATAAAGACTAGTGTACAGTACCTACCTGTATTCAGTAAGTAAACAGTATGTATACAGACAGAGCATGTCTGTATACATACATGCAAGTAGTGCAGGATTTCTTCTTCGTTTACCAACGTGAGTGCTATTCATCAACAATGTGCTCAGTGCTGCCACTGGTAGCTGAAGGCTCTATTGCAGTAACgcaaatgaataaaatagtAATGTCATTTATATAGCTTGCAGCCACCAGGGGCAGCACTGAGCGGCACACTGCTGCTGAGCAGCACACCAGTTTGCAAGTAAGAAATAAAATCCTgtgccatctttgattttacatGATCTGTAAAAACACTATATGCTAGCTGTATACAGAATACTAACCTTTATAGTGTACTGTTTTTTGGAGTTGGTACAAGACTGTTCAAGTTGATTTCTTGTATATTGACAGATAACGGTACAAGACCCGCGCCACAGTACATGAATCAAACTGCAACTTTAAGAATGCAGCTGCCAGAACTTCTCAGAACAAAAGCAAGTGCTTTCCAAAAGttaattatattgttatttctAGGGTGTTTCTGGAGTGGTCTCATCCTCAGTTTTTTTGTCCAGTAACAGGCAGttccatttcctttgtgcacTGGTTTGTGGGAGGATAGTGTCCAGCACACTCATAAGTCaaacattttttagtttttgtaatACTCTCGAGTATGCATTATTTAATCACTTTTCCATTGTGAACACACTACATTCTCAACCTCCTTTGGATTTGTATGTAGCTTACATAGCTATAGTTTGTATGGACAGTAATGGAAGGGACCGTtctcattatgttttttgttactttggAACTTCAGGTCAATAGGAAGATGGCCCACCACTGAGTGAATTCTTGTGTTAAACATTCCTGTAACAAATTGTATTAGCTGCTCAGTGAGTGACAAGTCTGAGTTCCCAGAGATAATAAAGTACAATCGTGACATGTAGTATCAGTCCTGGGTGAGGGCTGTGTAAAGTGGTGAGTTTTGATTGATTTCCCAGAATTCAAAAGAATTTCCAACCAGTCCAGTACCAAACAGAAAAGACGACTGAGTTCACCCATGTTGTATACCAGCTTTGCTtacacaaaatcacaaacaataggccaatgaaaaacatacagttACCACTAGCACACCAACAGTATTAACCTGTAAATATATCACATCTTTTCAATGACTGAAAGAAAGCTGAAGCTGAATTAAGAGCTGAAGAAAATTGAATATCACAGCAATTTACATGTCAAACAAGCAGGGCTCTTGAAAACAGAGCATATCCACTCAAATGTACACAAACCTTGTTCATCCCCTGTCGATCctatacagtatttacacatGTGCAAAGAAATTGAATAGAACaaatcaaagtgtaaaaacactcCCCAGAACTTGCTTTTGTTTGGCAAACGTCTAAAACCTCACAGGAAGCCAAgtgtcttcctcctccccctcttgtCTAGAAGGATAGGAAGAAATCTGGCCGGAAATTACTCTACCCatcgtcctctcctctgcttaGAGCTCTGAGGATATGGGTGACCTACTTTGAGTCCAAACTTTGCTGCTCGTGTACAGAAAGCCACAAACACCACATTCTTGAAGAGGAGCAACATTGTCCGAAGCAGCTTGCATGAGCCTATCCTGCAGTAAAGACGGGCGAGTTAATACTGATTTGTGGTATTGCTAGTCATACCGAAACACCACGCTGAGGTGCCTTGAAATGTGGTGCGTCTCAAAGCACAGCTTCTGCCAATTTTGTGTTTGAGTGCAATATCAACGAGGCCACTATAGTGTACATGCCCAAAAGAAATTGTGAATTTCAGAAATAAGGCAAATCTCAATCGCACGGCAAGGGGGAAGAAACACTATTACAGCTAAGGGGGGAATTAAAGGCCATCTAGCAAATAAATGTTGGCAACAAGTCGGAGTTTGAGAGCAAGGAAGAAGGCTAGATTGTTTGGTTTC contains these protein-coding regions:
- the LOC121913551 gene encoding replication protein A 32 kDa subunit-like isoform X2; this encodes MWSQACSLSPDGITSHKAMVTKRGSLEILPCTVSQLLTASQVSNDSFAICDWELHQVSLVGVIRGFAPFVTNVQYSVDDMTGPPLNVKQWVNTEDCALMMFASPGTYVKVTGSLRNFKGQRSLLAMDIRCIKDLNEITSHMLEVVQAHMQLFGKMFDVNMNTTAASLSGRAVKCGGGHSNAFLPHGLSTIQGQVLNVIKSFSVHDDGISCHDLNTQLDYLSMRDIRTSLAFLIREGHVFSTIDKHFKSTEH
- the LOC121913551 gene encoding replication protein A 32 kDa subunit-like isoform X1, which codes for MACTQRSCQKACSLSPDGITSHKAMVTKRGSLEILPCTVSQLLTASQVSNDSFAICDWELHQVSLVGVIRGFAPFVTNVQYSVDDMTGPPLNVKQWVNTEDCALMMFASPGTYVKVTGSLRNFKGQRSLLAMDIRCIKDLNEITSHMLEVVQAHMQLFGKMFDVNMNTTAASLSGRAVKCGGGHSNAFLPHGLSTIQGQVLNVIKSFSVHDDGISCHDLNTQLDYLSMRDIRTSLAFLIREGHVFSTIDKHFKSTEH